The Paenibacillus sp. 481 DNA window CGCGTGCCAAGAACAGCGAATGGCACTACCTTTTTCATCACGCGCAGATTAAGCCACGTAATAATGAGGAAGCTGACCATCGTTCCAGCAATAATACCATAAATGCCAAACCAGTTAACGAGCACAAAGCTCATAATGAGCTTAATAATAATTCCGAATGTAACGCTTATCATCGCGATGTATGGTTTGCCCAGACCAATTAAGATCGAGCTAGACGTCATCATCGTAATTTGGAAAATGGTACCCAGCGTCAGCATCGCAATAATGGCTGACCCGTCTATCGTACTGAACAGCAAGCCGTTAATCGAATATGCGGCTACTACAAGTGCAAGTACAATCGGCATGCCGCTCAAGACGGAAATCCGCATGGCCAACGTCGTCTGCCGCTGCAAATGGTTCATGTCCCGCTTGGCGTAAGCTGCCGATATAACCGGGATTAACGACGTGCTTAGTGCAATTGCCAAAATGGGCGGAATACCTGCGATCGACTGTGCACGCTGTCCAAGAATACCGTACATATGCTTCGCTGTTTCGACATCAATTTCGCGTGAAAGCAGCGGAATCGTAATCGATGTATCGATAAAGTTAACTGCTGGTACAGCCAACGAAGCGATAACAATAGGAATCGACATGGCAAATATCGATTTAAAAATGGTCTTCAGTGGCAGATGCTTCGCTCCTGCACGACGGGCCTGTAGCCCAGCCATACGGTCTGCGGCACGCAGCTTGCGCAAGTAATACACCATAACGGCAAATGCGCCGATGCTGCCCAACACGCCACCAAATGAAGCCCCTGCCGCTGTCCACGCTTGGGATGCATCACTCTGCATCAAAATATAAGCTAGGCCAATGGCCGTAAACACACGCAAAATTTGCTCTACAATTTGCGAAACACCGCTCGCCTGCATCATGTTGCGGCCTTGCGTGTATCCGCGCATCATGGCGAGTACAGGGAACAATAACAATGCCGGAGCCAAGGCGCGAATAGCAGGCGCTGCTTCCGGCAATTGAATCAGGTTCGCGTACATTGGCGCGAGCACAATAAGCAGCGTCGTCATCACGACGCCGGAAATTAATCCAAATAGCAGGGAAGCATAATATACACGCTCAGCTTCTGCTGCTTTATTAAGCGCATAGCGCTCAGATACCATCTTACTTAGCGTACTTGGAATACCTGCCGTTGCTATGGCAAGTATGACTAAATATACCGTTTGCGATGCCGCAAACGCAGCGTTACCTACCGAGCCAAGCATATGCTCTAGCGGTACACGCTGAAACAAACCGAGCACCCGCGCAACTAATGTTGCTGCGGCAATAATGAGCGTCCCCTTTATAAACGAATCCTTCGCCAAGCGTTTCCCTTCTT harbors:
- a CDS encoding putative polysaccharide biosynthesis protein; amino-acid sequence: MVWASIGKEGKRLAKDSFIKGTLIIAAATLVARVLGLFQRVPLEHMLGSVGNAAFAASQTVYLVILAIATAGIPSTLSKMVSERYALNKAAEAERVYYASLLFGLISGVVMTTLLIVLAPMYANLIQLPEAAPAIRALAPALLLFPVLAMMRGYTQGRNMMQASGVSQIVEQILRVFTAIGLAYILMQSDASQAWTAAGASFGGVLGSIGAFAVMVYYLRKLRAADRMAGLQARRAGAKHLPLKTIFKSIFAMSIPIVIASLAVPAVNFIDTSITIPLLSREIDVETAKHMYGILGQRAQSIAGIPPILAIALSTSLIPVISAAYAKRDMNHLQRQTTLAMRISVLSGMPIVLALVVAAYSINGLLFSTIDGSAIIAMLTLGTIFQITMMTSSSILIGLGKPYIAMISVTFGIIIKLIMSFVLVNWFGIYGIIAGTMVSFLIITWLNLRVMKKVVPFAVLGTRWIGFLMAVVLAGAVGYSVEWLGEQTVAFIPAKLAYFLTAGVVGVVVVALFIVGLVLFRVVRQDELGSYPRMVQKALRPLMRLQGSVARG